The Gammaproteobacteria bacterium genome contains a region encoding:
- a CDS encoding MBL fold metallo-hydrolase, producing MTLGVRPFTHGLHELGSRCYAWIQPDGGWGWSNAGLVVDGDESLLVDTLFDLKLTRAMLAGMRDAEPVAARNVDKPVNTHANPDHCNGNELVAGAEIIASRAAAEEMTAQSPERLAMLMDAAPGMGETGRFLIEAFGAFDFEGITQVLPTTTFEGHHRTRVGDKSIVLKQFGPCHTTGDILVYVPDDRVVFTGDILFIEGHPILWAGPVANWIAACDYMLGLPVEVVVPGHGPVTDKRGIRAVRDYLVYVRDEARIRFDAGLSVHDAAMDISLADFDSWGDAERIVINVATLYREFGSAEQPGDPFALMARIRRERPGPR from the coding sequence ATGACACTTGGCGTTCGGCCCTTCACGCACGGCCTGCACGAACTCGGGTCCCGATGCTATGCGTGGATCCAGCCCGATGGCGGTTGGGGTTGGAGCAATGCCGGGCTCGTCGTTGACGGCGACGAGAGTCTGCTCGTGGACACCCTGTTCGACCTCAAGCTGACCCGTGCCATGCTCGCTGGCATGCGCGACGCCGAGCCCGTGGCCGCGCGCAACGTCGACAAGCCCGTCAACACGCACGCCAACCCCGACCACTGCAACGGCAACGAGTTGGTGGCCGGGGCGGAGATCATCGCCTCACGGGCCGCAGCCGAGGAGATGACCGCCCAGAGTCCTGAGCGGCTCGCAATGCTCATGGACGCGGCCCCGGGCATGGGCGAGACGGGCCGATTCCTCATCGAGGCGTTCGGCGCCTTTGACTTCGAAGGAATCACACAGGTCCTTCCGACAACCACCTTCGAAGGCCATCACCGGACGCGCGTCGGAGACAAGAGCATCGTCCTGAAGCAGTTCGGCCCGTGCCATACGACGGGTGACATCCTGGTCTACGTACCGGACGATCGGGTCGTCTTCACGGGCGATATTCTGTTCATCGAGGGCCACCCGATCCTGTGGGCCGGACCCGTTGCGAACTGGATCGCTGCGTGCGACTACATGCTCGGGTTGCCTGTTGAAGTCGTGGTCCCGGGCCACGGTCCGGTCACCGACAAGCGCGGCATCCGGGCGGTGCGGGACTACCTGGTGTATGTGCGGGACGAGGCCAGGATCCGCTTCGACGCGGGTTTGAGCGTCCATGATGCGGCAATGGACATCTCGCTCGCCGACTTCGATTCCTGGGGCGATGCCGAACGGATCGTTATCAACGTCGCGACGCTGTATCGGGAGTTCGGCTCGGCCGAGCAGCCCGGCGATCCGTTCGCGCTGATGGCCAGGATTCGCAGAGAGCGGCCAGGGCCGCGATAA